The genomic DNA TCCCTGGAGATCCACAACGCCCGCGTGTCCGACGCCAACCGCCGCTACAGCGACTATCTGTACCGCCGGATGCAGCGCCAGGGGGCCCTGCTGCGCGACTGCCAGCGCATGGTGAACCAGGACCGCAACGTCTTCGCCGCGCTGATGGTGGCGCAGGGCGACGCCCACGCCATGGTCACCGGCCTGACCCGCACCTTCGGCGTGGCCTTCGAGGAGATCCGCCGGGTCATCGACGCCAAGGCGAACGAGCCGGTCTTCGGCCTGCACGTCTTCCTGACGCGCAACCGCACGGTGCTGATCGCCGACACCACGGTGCATGTCCGCCCGAACGGCCAGACGCTGGCCGACATCGCCATCGGGGCTGCGGCCAAGGCGCGGCAGATGGGGCACGAGCCGCGGGTGGCGCTGCTGTCCTTCTCCAACTTCGGCCAGCACCCGCACCCCCACACCGACCCGCTGCGCGAGGCCATTTCCATCCTCGACAGCCGCCGCGTCGATTTCGAGTATGACGGGGAGATGTCGGCGGACGTGGCGCTGGACTACCAGCTGATGAAGCGGGTCTACCCCTTCTGCCGGCTGTCCGGTCCGGCCAACGTGCTGATCATGCCCGGCCTGCATTCGGCCAACATCACGGCGAAGCTGCTCAACAAGATGGCCGGCGGCCAGATGATCGGCCCGCTGCTGATCGGCTTGGACAAGCCGGCGCAGATCGTCACCATGGGCGCCTCGGTCAACGATCTGGTCACCGCGGCGGCGCTGGCGGCCCACGACTCGCTGCCCTGGTAAGCGAAGGACGCTGTTCTCGGACGACGCGCGGGCCGGGCATGTCCCCGGCCCGCGCGTTAATCTTTTGTGACGCCCGCTCACCGGCTTGCGGGATGGTGTAAAAGCGGAGTTCCGTCTCCAAAACCGTCCGCATGACGCACGAGAAGCGCCGTCCATGATTCCCAAGCCGATGCCGCCCCTCCGGTTGATCCTCGCCGCCGCGCTGGTGCTGGCGCCGCTGCTGCCGGCCTTGTGGGGGCTGTGGCGGCAGGGGACGATCGGGCCGCTGGTGGCGCTTCTGGGGGGGCTGGCCGGGGTCGGCGGGGTGGCGCTGATGATCCAACTGTATTTCCGCGACCTGCGGACGGTGGCCGCCCACGCGGCACAGCTCGCCGCCGGCCCGACAGAGCCCGTGCCCTCCCTGCCCGTCACCGCCTCCCGCCCGGTGCGGGCGGCGGCGGCGGCGGCGGTGCGGCTGCATCGGGTGATGAACGCCCGCACCGAACTGGCGCTGGCCCAGCTCGAAGCCAACGAATCCATCATCGAGGCGCTGCACGACCCGCTGGTCCTGGTGGGGGTGGAGCGGCAGGTGGCGCGGGCCAACCAGGCGGCGCGCGCCCTGTTCGGCGACCGCATCCTCGACCGCGACCTCGCCGCCTCGCTGCGCAACCCGGCGGTGCTGGAGGCGGTGGACGCCGTCCTGAAGGGCGGTGCCTCGCGCATCCTGGAATTCAGCCTGCCGGTGCCGGTGGAGCGCATGTTCGAGGTGCGGGTCAAGCCTTTCCAGCGGCGCGTCCCCCGCCCGGCCCTGGGCGAGGACGGAGTGCCCGCCGGGACCGTGCCGGGGCGGATGGTCATCCTGACGTTGCACGACATCACCGCGCTGCGCCGGTCGGAGCAGATGCGCGCCGACTTCATCGCCAACGCCAGCCACGAGCTGCGCACGCCGCTGTCCTCGCTGCTCGGCTTCATCGAGACGCTGCGCGGCCCCGCCCGCGAGGATCTGGAGGCGCACGAGCGCTTCCTGTCGATCATGCAGGACCAGGCCAGCCGCATGGCCCGCCTCGTCAACGACCTGCTGTCGCTGTCGCGGATCGAGCTGGACGAGCACATGCCGCCCGCCGGTAAAGTCGACGTGCTGGACCGGCTGGACGGGGTGATGGCGGCGCTGGAGCTGAAGGCGGCCAGCCGCCGCATCCGCCTGACGCTGGAGGCGCCGGACGGCCTGCCCGCGGTGGTCGGCGACGAGGACCAGCTCACCCAGGTCTTCCAGAACCTCGTCAGCAACGCGATCAAATACACGCGCGAGAACACCGACGTGACCGTCGCCGTATCGCTCGCCGACGGCGTGGCGGTCGGGGTGTCCGGCCCGGCGGGCCGCGGCGGACGGGGGATGCAAATGGTCGCCGTCGCCGTGCGCGACCAGGGGGAGGGCATCGCCCGTACCCATCTGCCGCGCCTGACCGAACGCTTCTACCGCGTCGACGCCGCGCGGTCGCGGGCGATGGGCGGCACGGGGCTGGGGCTGGCCATCGTCAAGCACATCGTCAACCGCCACCGCGGCCGCCTGACCATCGAAAGCGCGGTCGGGGTGGGCAGCACCTTCACGGTCTATCTGCCGGCGGCCTCGGAGGAGTCGGGAGAGGGCCGCGCCGCGGAGCCCGCGCGGCGCCAAGCGTAGAGGTTGCGTCTACCCCGTCCGGCGTGACCGAAAGTGGGCGTCGTCATGAAACTGTCATAAAACCGTAATCAGCGCGTCGCGGACCCCGACTAGTGTCCGCCCCGCAAGCCGCCCGCCCCTGGGGGAAGCGGCACGGGGTTGAACCATCGCGTTCCCCGGAAAAGGGGCAACCGGACCATCGGAGGGATACCGTGAATTCCAAGAAGCTCGCCGTCACCGCCGCTGCGGTCGTCGCCATGACCGCCGCCTTCGCGGGTGCTGCGAACGCCCAGTCGCGCGACCAGATCCGCGCCGTCGGCTCCTCGACCGTGTTCCCATTCACCACGGCGGTTGCCGAGGCCTTCGGCAAGGGCGGCAAGTTCAAGACCCCGGTGGTCGAGTCGACCGGCACCGGCGGCGGCCTGAAGCTGTTCTGCGCGGGCGTCGGCCCGCAGCACCCGGACGTCGCCAACGCGTCGCGCCGCATCAAGAAGTCCGAGGTCGAGCAGTGCGCCGCCAATGGCGTCGCCCAGATCACCGAGCTGAAGGTCGGCTTCGACGGGATCGCGCTCGCCTACTCCAAGCAGGCCCCGCACACCGACCTGACCACCCAGATCCTGTGGAAGGCGCTGGCCAAGGACGTGCCGGTCGACGGCAAGATGGTCGCCAACCCCTACAAGAAGTGGTCGGACATCGACCCGAAGCTCCCGAACAAGGAGATCGAGGTCCTCGGCCCGCCCCCGACGTCCGGCACCCGTGACACCTTCAACGAGCTGGTGATGCTCGAAGGCTGCAAGAAGGTCGCCGAGGTGAAGGCCGCGGTTGCCGACGAAAAGGCCCGCGAGAAGGCCTGCATGACCATCCGCGAGGACGGCGGCTACGTCGAGGCCGGCGAGAACGACAACCTGATCGTCCAGAAGCTGACCGCCAACCCGGACGCCTTCGGCGTGTTCGGCTACAGCTTCTACGACCAGAACCGCGACAAGCTGCAGACCGCCAAGATGGACGGCGTCGAGCTGTCGCCGGAAGCGGTCCAGGCCGGCAAGTACGAGCTGTCGCGCCCGCTGTTCATCTACATCAAGAACGCCCACGCCGGCGTCATCCCGGGCATCCGCGAGTTCATCGCCGAGTACACCTCGGAGCGCGCGATGGGCGAGGAAGGCTACCTGGGCGACAAGGGCCTGATCTCCATGCCGAAGGCGGAGCGCGACGCCGCCCGCACCTCGGCGACCAACCTCACCCCGCTCCAGCTCTGACCGGCTGACGGCACCGGCGGCTCTCCTCGGAGGGCGCGGCGATAGCGTTTGGTCACCTTAGCCCTCTCCCCTCTGGGGAGAGGGTGGCCCGGAGGGCCGGTGAGGGGGTTGCGCAAGGCGGTTCGTCCGGCACAAGCGCAACCCCCTCACCCTAACCCTCTCCCCAGAGGGGAGAGGGGACCATGGATGCCATCGCGCCCCTGAAAGGTGGAACGCCGGTTTCCCGTTCGTGCCAGGAGCCAATTCTCAGCCCATTTCCGGCGGTTTCGCATGCAGCTCACGGTACTGCTCATCATTCTGGCCCTGCTCACAGTGATCGGTTACCAGATGGGCCGGTCGCGTGCCGTCGCCTCCGTCGGCGGCCGCGTCGTCGAGCTTCATTCGGTGCCGTCCTACCACGGCTTCTACGTCGCCCTCTGGGCGGGGCTTCCGGCCCTGCTGCTCTTCGCCTTCTGGGGGGCGTCGGAAGGCTGGCTGGTCATGCAGATGGTCCTGTCCGGCCTGCCGGACCGGCTGGTCAACGGCGACGCCCAGTCGCTTGGCCTGCTGCGCGCCGACATCCTCAACCTCGCCCACGGCGTCGCCACGGGCCGCGAGCCCGACCCTGAGGTGGTCGCCGCGGCGGAGCGTTATCTGCGGCTGCACGCGCTCGGCGACTGGAGCCTTCTGGTCATCGGCTGCTGCATCGCCATCGGCGGCCTGCTCTACGCCCGCGGTCGGATCGACCCCGACCTGCGCGCCCGCAACCGGGTGGAACGCACGGTCAACATCGCGCTGGTCATCTGCTCGCTGGTCGCCATCCTGACCACCATCGGCATCGTGCTGTCGCTTCTGTTCGAGGCGATCCGCTTCTTCGCGGTGGTCAACCCGCTGGACTTCCTGTTCGGGACGCACTGGAGCCCGCAGATGGCCATGCGCGCCGACCAGGTGGGCTCCAGCGGCTCCTTCGGCGCGATCCCGCTGTTCGCCGGCACGCTGCTGATCACCGGCATCGCCATGGCGGTGGCGGTTCCGGTCGGGCTGATGGCGGCCATCTTCATGTCGGAATACGCCAGCCCGGGCCTGCGCACTTGGCTGAAGCCGATCCTGGAGGTGCTGGCGGGCATCCCGACCGTGGTCTACGGCTTCTTCGCCGCCCTGACCATGGCGCCCTTCGTCCGCGACGTGGGCAACAGCCTGGGGCTGAGCGTCAGCTCGGAATCGGCGCTGGCCGCCGGCTTCGTGATGGGCGTGATGATCATCCCCTTCGTCAGCTCGCTGTCGGACGACGTCATCAACGCGGTGCCGCAATCCTTGCGCGACGGCTCCTATGGGCTGGGCGCCACCAAGTCGGAGACGATCCGGCTGGTCGTGCTGCCCGCCGCCCTGCCGGGCATCGTCGCCGCCGTCATGCTGGCGGTCAGCCGCGCCATCGGCGAGACGATGATCGTCACCATGGCCGCCGGCCTCACCGCCAACCTGACCGCCAACCCGCTGGACGCCGTGACCACGGTGACGACGCAGATCGCCACGCTGCTGGTCGGCGACCAGGAGTTCGACAGCCCCAAGACGCTGTCGGCCTTCGGGCTGGGCCTCGTCCTGTTCGTCGTGACCCTCACCCTCAACATGGTCGCCCTCCGGGTGGTCCAGAAGTATCGAGAGAAATATGACTGACCTCGTGGAACAGGATACGCGGGCCATGTCGGTCGCCGTCACCAAGTCGCGCTACCAGAGCGAGGAATTCTCCGCCCGCCTGCGCCGCCGCTACGCCGCGGAGCGCCGGTTCCGGATCGCCGGGATGCTCGCCGTCGGGGTTGCGTCCCTGATGCTGGTGATCCTGCTGGGCTCCATCGTCAGCAAGGGCTACACCGCCTTCTGGCAGGCGCAGATCCGGCTTGAGGTGACCCTGGACAAGCAGCATGTCGAGGAGCGGAACTACACCGCCCTCGTCCGGCAGGCGCTCTACGCCCAGGTCCCGGCGGCCACCGACCGCGCCACCCGCCGCTCGCTGAACGACCTGCTGTCCTCCGGCGCGCCGTACGAGCTGGAGGCGATGGTCAACGCCAACCCCTCCCTCGTCGGCACCACGCAGACGGTCTGGGTCCGCGCCGACGACGAGATCGACCAGTTCATGAAGGGCTTCATCCGGCGCGACGTGCCGGAGAGCGAGCGCCGGCTGAACGACGTCAAGATCGCCGCCATCGACGCGCTGGTTGCCAACGGTTCCATCCGCAGCACCTTCAACACCACCCTGTTCACCGCCGGCGACAGCCGCGAGCCGGAACAGGCGGGCATCCTGGGGGCCGTCGTCGGTTCCGCCCTGACGTTGGTGGTGACCATGCTGCTGTCGGTGCCGATCGGCATCGCCGCCGCGGTCTATCTGGAGGAGTTCGCGCCGAAGAACCGCTGGACCGACCTGATCGAGGTGAACATCAACAACCTTGCCGCGGTGCCGTCGATCATCTTCGGCCTGCTCGGTCTCGCGGTGTTCCTCGGCTTCTTCGGGCTGCCGCGCTCCGCCCCGCTGGTCGGCGGCCTGGTGATGGCGCTGATGACCCTGCCAGTCATCATCATCGCCTCGCGCGTCGCGCTGAAGGCGGTGCCGCCGTCGATCCGCGAGGCCGCGCTGGGCGTCGGCGCCTCGCCGCTGCAGACGGTGACGCACCATGTCCTGCCGCTGGCCCTGCCGGGCATCCTGACCGGCACCATCATCGGCATGGCCCGCGCGCTGGGCGAGACGGCGCCGCTGCTGATGATCGGCATGGTGGCCTTCATCGTGGACATTCCGGGCGGCCTGACCGACAGCGCCACGGCCATCCCGGTGCAGATCTACATGTGGGCGGACAGCCCCGAGCGGGCCTTCACGGAGCGCACCTCCGCGGCGATCCTGATCCTGCTCGCCTTCCTCATCCTGATGAACGGCCTGGCCGTCTTCCTGCGCAAGAAATTCGAGAGGCGTTGGTAACCCCATGAGCGTCCAGACCCACATCCCGGCCACGGCCATGGCTTCGCGTCCCGCCGCCGGCATCCACGGCACCAAGATGGTCGCCCGCGACGTCAAGGTGTTCTACGGGGCCAAACAGGCGCTCAAGGGCATCAACCTGGAGATCCAGGAAAACCGCGTGATGGCGCTGATCGGCCCGTCCGGCTGCGGCAAGTCGACGTTCCTGCGCTGCCTGAACCGCATGAACGACACCATCGAGAACTGCCGCGTCGAGGGGCTGATCGCGCTCGACGGCGAGGACGTCTACGGCAAGAACATCGACGCCGTGCAGCTCCGCGCCCGCGTCGGCATGGTCTTCCAGAAGCCGAACCCGTTCCCGAAGTCGATCTACGACAACATCGCCTACGGCCCGCGCATCCACGGCATCGCCAGCCACCGCGACGAGATGGACGAGATCGTCCAGACCTCGCTGAAGCGCGCCGGCCTGTGGAACGAGGTGAAGGACCGCCTGCGCGAGCCGGGCACCGGCCTGTCCGGCGGCCAGCAGCAGCGTTTGTGCATCGCCCGCGCCATCGCCGTCAGCCCCGAGGTGATCCTGATGGACGAGCCCTGCTCGGCGCTCGACCCCATCGCGACGGCCCACATCGAGGAGCTGATCGACGAGCTGCGTGAGAACTACACGATCGTCATCGTCACCCACAACATGCAGCAGGCGGCCCGCGTCTCCCAGAAGACCGCCTTCTTCCACCTGGGCGACATGGTGGAGTGCGACGACACCGAGGAAATCTTCACCAACCCGCGGGACGAGCGCACCCAGGGCTACATCACCGGCCGCTACGGCTGATCCCCGGCATCGCCACTACTCTTCCATCAGCGAAGGACGTGAAGCATGAGCAACGAACACATCGTGCGTTCCTTCGCGCACGAACTTGAACGCCTGTCCAACCTGATCACCCAGATGGGCGGCGTCGCCGAAGCGCAGGTGGACGCCGCCGTGAAGGCGGTGGCCCGCCGCGACGTCGCGCTGGCCGCCCAGGTCATGCAGGCCGACCAGCGCATCGACGCCTACGAGCGCGACATCGACGCCGAGGCCGTGCGCCTGCTCGCCCTGCGCCAGCCGCTGGCCCAGGACCTGCGCGAGATCGTGTCGGCGCTGAAGATCGCGTCGGACCTGGAGCGGATCGGCGACTACGCCTCCAACATCGCCAAGCGCTCGCTGGCGCTGGCCCAGGTGCCGGTGGTGCGCCCGGCGGTGGCGATCCCGCGCATGGGGCGGCTGGTCGAGTCGATCATGAAGGACGTGCTGGACGCCTACATCGAGCGCGACGTCCGGCGCGCCATCGCCGCCTGGGAGCGCGACGAGGAGCTGGACGACCTCTACACCAGCCTGTTCCGCGAGGTCCTCACCTACATGATGGAGGATCCGCGCAACATCACGCCCTGCACGCACCTGCTGTTCATGGCGAAGAACCTGGAGCGGATCGGCGACCACGCCACCAACATCGCCGAGACCATCCACTATCTGGTGGTCGGCACGACGCTGCGCGCCGCGCGTCCGAAGAACGACGGCAGCAGCTTCGCGGTGGTCGAGCCGGGCGGTTCGGTCATGGATGCGGCCACGGAGTCGGTGGAGCGGGGGCCAGTGGAGCGGGGGCCAGTGGAGCGGGGGCCAGTGGAACGGGGATTGCCGCGGGACGGCGGCCCGGATAACGATGGAGCGGGACATGCCGCGTGACGGCGAGACGCGCAGTGGGAGCGGGACAAGCATGAATTCGGCGCTGAAGCCGCTCGTCCTCATCGTCGAGGACGAAGCCGACATCGTGACGCTGCTGAAGTACAATCTGGAGAAGGAAGGCTTCCGCGTGAACGCCGCCACCGACGGCGAGGAAGCCCTTCTGCTGGCCGGCGAGCAGACGCCGAACATCGTCCTGCTCGACTGGATGCTGCCGCTGATGTCGGGCCTGGAGGTCTGCCGCCAGATGCGCCGCAACAGCAAGATGCGCGACATCCCGATCATCATGCTGACCGCCCGCGGCGAGGAGGCGGACCGCGTGCGCGGCCTGAACTCCGGCGCCGACGACTACATCACCAAGCCCTTCTCCCCGACCGAGCTGGTCGCCCGCATGCGCGCCGTGCTGCGCCGCTCGGCCCCCGGCATGACCGACGAGACGCTGCAGTTCGCCGACGTGACCATGGATCTGGCCGCCCACCGGGTGCGCCGGAACGGGCGCGACGTGCATCTGGGGCCGACCGAGTTCCGCCTGCTGCGCCATTTCATGCAGCATCCCGGCCGCGTGTTCTCGCGCGAGCAGCTTCTCGACGTGGTGTGGGGCCACGACGTCTATGTCGAGCCGCGCACCGTGGACGTGCACATCCGCCGCCTGCGCAAGGCGATGAACGAGGAGACGGAGATGGACCTGATCCGCACCGTCCGCTCGGCGGGCTACGCGCTGGACAGCAAGTCCATCTGAGCGAAATGCGCCAAGCGCCGGCCTTGCCCCCTCCCTAACCCTCCCCCGCTGACGCAGGGGAGGGGATTGTTTCCCTCTCCTGCGAAGCGGGGGAGGGAAGGGGCCCACGCGCAAGCGTGGGAAGGGTGGGGGCTCCGTGTGCAATGCGAAAGCTACCCCTCCAACAGCCCCACCGCCTCCCGCAAAATTTCCACCTTCGGGCCGAATCGCTTCACCGGGTCGCTGTCCTCGATGAAGCCGATCATCATGCGCAGGGCGTGCGCCACCCGCGGGGCGAGGTCGGGATGCGCCGTCACATGCTGCGCCAGATGGGCCAGCGCGTCCCGGTAGGGGTGGCCCTCGAATCCCTCCGCGGCGATCGCCTCGAAGCGGTTCGCGTGCTCGATCACCAAGCTGTGGTCCACCGGGCTGTGGTCGTCGGTCATCGCGCTCACACGAAGAGGATCGCGCCGGTCTTCGGCGCGTCGTTCAGAAAGGTGACGACGCCGCCGGTCTTCACCGGCACGTCGGGGCGCAACTGCACACCGGCAGGCAGGCCGAGCGCGCGCAGCCCCATTTCGCAGGCCATGACCGTGACCTTCAGCATCACGCAGGCCTCCAGCAACTCTTCGAAGCCGGCCAGTCCGTTGGCGGTGAAGGCGGCGTCGCGCTCCGCCGGGCGGCTGCCGTCGTCGGCGGGGTCCAGCCGGTGCCAGCCCGGCGCGCCGTCGGCGTCTCCGGCCAGCAACGTGTTCAGGGCGCGGCCGGTGAAGAACAGCGTGACCTTGCGGTTGGTCGCCGCCGCGGCGCTGGCCATCACCAGGGCGTAGTGCACCCGGTCGAAGCCGCCCGCGAACAGGACGATGGACAGGTTTTCAGGACCTTCCATGGGGGGAGCCTCTCAGCCGCCGCTCAGTGGGCGGACAGGTCGTGGATGGTCGGGTGGGCGCCGCACAGCGGGCAGTCGGGGTCGCGGCGCACCGTGATGCGCTGGAACGAGGCGTGCAGCGTGTCGAGCATCATCAGGCTGCCCGACAGGCCCTCGCCGATGCCCATGATCTCCTTCAGCACCTCGGTCGTCTGGAGCGAGCCGACGAAGCCGGCCAGCGCCCCCAGCACGCCGCCCTCGGAGCAGGAGGGCACCAGCCCGCGCGGCGGCGGCTCCGGGAACAGGCAGCGGTAGCAGGGGTGCGGATCGCCGAGATGCGCCTTGAAGGTGGACACCTGCCCGTCGAAGCGCAGGATCGCCGCCGACACCAGCGTCTTACCCGCGAAGTAGCAGGCGTCGTTTAGGAGGAAGCGCGTGGCGAAATTGTCCGACCCGTCGGCCACGATGTCGTAGCGGCCGATCAGGTCCAGCGCGTTGTCCTTCGTCAGGCGCATCTTGTGCACCTCCACCGCTACGTCGGGGTTCAGCGCGCGGATGCGGGCGGCGGCGCTCTCCACCTTCGGAACGCCGAGCGACGACTCATCGTGGATCACCTGCCGTTGCAGGTTGGACAGGTCCACCGTGTCGTCGTCGATGACGCCGATGGTGCCCACCCCCGCCGCGGCGAGGTAGAGCAGCAACGGCGCGCCGAGCCCGCCGGCTCCGACGACAAGGACGCGGGCGCGCAGCAGCGCCTCCTGCCCGACGCCGCCGACCTCCGGCAGGATGATGTGGCGGGAATAGCGGTGGAGCTGGGTGTCGGTGAAATCCATGATCCGCAGAATAGCGCGGAA from Azospirillum brasilense includes the following:
- a CDS encoding DsrE family protein encodes the protein MEGPENLSIVLFAGGFDRVHYALVMASAAAATNRKVTLFFTGRALNTLLAGDADGAPGWHRLDPADDGSRPAERDAAFTANGLAGFEELLEACVMLKVTVMACEMGLRALGLPAGVQLRPDVPVKTGGVVTFLNDAPKTGAILFV
- the phoU gene encoding phosphate signaling complex protein PhoU — protein: MSNEHIVRSFAHELERLSNLITQMGGVAEAQVDAAVKAVARRDVALAAQVMQADQRIDAYERDIDAEAVRLLALRQPLAQDLREIVSALKIASDLERIGDYASNIAKRSLALAQVPVVRPAVAIPRMGRLVESIMKDVLDAYIERDVRRAIAAWERDEELDDLYTSLFREVLTYMMEDPRNITPCTHLLFMAKNLERIGDHATNIAETIHYLVVGTTLRAARPKNDGSSFAVVEPGGSVMDAATESVERGPVERGPVERGPVERGLPRDGGPDNDGAGHAA
- a CDS encoding ATP-binding protein, coding for MIPKPMPPLRLILAAALVLAPLLPALWGLWRQGTIGPLVALLGGLAGVGGVALMIQLYFRDLRTVAAHAAQLAAGPTEPVPSLPVTASRPVRAAAAAAVRLHRVMNARTELALAQLEANESIIEALHDPLVLVGVERQVARANQAARALFGDRILDRDLAASLRNPAVLEAVDAVLKGGASRILEFSLPVPVERMFEVRVKPFQRRVPRPALGEDGVPAGTVPGRMVILTLHDITALRRSEQMRADFIANASHELRTPLSSLLGFIETLRGPAREDLEAHERFLSIMQDQASRMARLVNDLLSLSRIELDEHMPPAGKVDVLDRLDGVMAALELKAASRRIRLTLEAPDGLPAVVGDEDQLTQVFQNLVSNAIKYTRENTDVTVAVSLADGVAVGVSGPAGRGGRGMQMVAVAVRDQGEGIARTHLPRLTERFYRVDAARSRAMGGTGLGLAIVKHIVNRHRGRLTIESAVGVGSTFTVYLPAASEESGEGRAAEPARRQA
- the phoB gene encoding phosphate regulon transcriptional regulator PhoB; protein product: MNSALKPLVLIVEDEADIVTLLKYNLEKEGFRVNAATDGEEALLLAGEQTPNIVLLDWMLPLMSGLEVCRQMRRNSKMRDIPIIMLTARGEEADRVRGLNSGADDYITKPFSPTELVARMRAVLRRSAPGMTDETLQFADVTMDLAAHRVRRNGRDVHLGPTEFRLLRHFMQHPGRVFSREQLLDVVWGHDVYVEPRTVDVHIRRLRKAMNEETEMDLIRTVRSAGYALDSKSI
- the pstC gene encoding phosphate ABC transporter permease subunit PstC, which codes for MQLTVLLIILALLTVIGYQMGRSRAVASVGGRVVELHSVPSYHGFYVALWAGLPALLLFAFWGASEGWLVMQMVLSGLPDRLVNGDAQSLGLLRADILNLAHGVATGREPDPEVVAAAERYLRLHALGDWSLLVIGCCIAIGGLLYARGRIDPDLRARNRVERTVNIALVICSLVAILTTIGIVLSLLFEAIRFFAVVNPLDFLFGTHWSPQMAMRADQVGSSGSFGAIPLFAGTLLITGIAMAVAVPVGLMAAIFMSEYASPGLRTWLKPILEVLAGIPTVVYGFFAALTMAPFVRDVGNSLGLSVSSESALAAGFVMGVMIIPFVSSLSDDVINAVPQSLRDGSYGLGATKSETIRLVVLPAALPGIVAAVMLAVSRAIGETMIVTMAAGLTANLTANPLDAVTTVTTQIATLLVGDQEFDSPKTLSAFGLGLVLFVVTLTLNMVALRVVQKYREKYD
- a CDS encoding PstS family phosphate ABC transporter substrate-binding protein yields the protein MNSKKLAVTAAAVVAMTAAFAGAANAQSRDQIRAVGSSTVFPFTTAVAEAFGKGGKFKTPVVESTGTGGGLKLFCAGVGPQHPDVANASRRIKKSEVEQCAANGVAQITELKVGFDGIALAYSKQAPHTDLTTQILWKALAKDVPVDGKMVANPYKKWSDIDPKLPNKEIEVLGPPPTSGTRDTFNELVMLEGCKKVAEVKAAVADEKAREKACMTIREDGGYVEAGENDNLIVQKLTANPDAFGVFGYSFYDQNRDKLQTAKMDGVELSPEAVQAGKYELSRPLFIYIKNAHAGVIPGIREFIAEYTSERAMGEEGYLGDKGLISMPKAERDAARTSATNLTPLQL
- the pstB gene encoding phosphate ABC transporter ATP-binding protein PstB, which codes for MASRPAAGIHGTKMVARDVKVFYGAKQALKGINLEIQENRVMALIGPSGCGKSTFLRCLNRMNDTIENCRVEGLIALDGEDVYGKNIDAVQLRARVGMVFQKPNPFPKSIYDNIAYGPRIHGIASHRDEMDEIVQTSLKRAGLWNEVKDRLREPGTGLSGGQQQRLCIARAIAVSPEVILMDEPCSALDPIATAHIEELIDELRENYTIVIVTHNMQQAARVSQKTAFFHLGDMVECDDTEEIFTNPRDERTQGYITGRYG
- the pstA gene encoding phosphate ABC transporter permease PstA, which gives rise to MTDLVEQDTRAMSVAVTKSRYQSEEFSARLRRRYAAERRFRIAGMLAVGVASLMLVILLGSIVSKGYTAFWQAQIRLEVTLDKQHVEERNYTALVRQALYAQVPAATDRATRRSLNDLLSSGAPYELEAMVNANPSLVGTTQTVWVRADDEIDQFMKGFIRRDVPESERRLNDVKIAAIDALVANGSIRSTFNTTLFTAGDSREPEQAGILGAVVGSALTLVVTMLLSVPIGIAAAVYLEEFAPKNRWTDLIEVNINNLAAVPSIIFGLLGLAVFLGFFGLPRSAPLVGGLVMALMTLPVIIIASRVALKAVPPSIREAALGVGASPLQTVTHHVLPLALPGILTGTIIGMARALGETAPLLMIGMVAFIVDIPGGLTDSATAIPVQIYMWADSPERAFTERTSAAILILLAFLILMNGLAVFLRKKFERRW
- a CDS encoding HesA/MoeB/ThiF family protein, with the protein product MDFTDTQLHRYSRHIILPEVGGVGQEALLRARVLVVGAGGLGAPLLLYLAAAGVGTIGVIDDDTVDLSNLQRQVIHDESSLGVPKVESAAARIRALNPDVAVEVHKMRLTKDNALDLIGRYDIVADGSDNFATRFLLNDACYFAGKTLVSAAILRFDGQVSTFKAHLGDPHPCYRCLFPEPPPRGLVPSCSEGGVLGALAGFVGSLQTTEVLKEIMGIGEGLSGSLMMLDTLHASFQRITVRRDPDCPLCGAHPTIHDLSAH